The sequence ttttttgccaataataattttttttgacacgtgtttaaaatttttatcggAGACACACTATaccaatgatttttattttattttcatcttGTTAATTTGATACTAAAATTTTGATGAAGTCTAGAGTTCAAGacttttattataataaaaccCCGTCACagctaaagaaaaaaaaaaggaaggaaAGTTGTTTTCGGCCCATTGTTTGTAATGTACAGAATCTCATATTTAAATTAAGTTATTAGATATCATATGATCAACGTTATAAAGATTATATTATCCCTAAGTCAACCATTATTCAAGAGTTGCAACCCATGAACCATGATAACGTAAATTTGTTGTGTCttaaatatcaaatcaaataagattttgagaaattaaaaaAGAGTACAGAACacgaaaaaatacaaataatacaAGTGTTTCATGATTTGATTCGACCTGCGATCCATTTCAAGAGTAgagtgggaaaaaaaaaaaaacaaatcctTTATAAGTCAAAAGAAGATTACAAAATATTAAGCACGGCTGCATGTTACTGTATTAAGTTCCAAGATTTCTCCAATATGCACCTTATAGATAGTATAGTTATAGTTTTCTTccatattataaaaaaaaaaaaatcatcgcATTTTTATTGTTTTCCATGCTATTTTCGTGTAAGAtcgaaatatatattatatcatattaatatcatttattttagAGTATATTTCCTGTGAGACAATAACTCGATATTGTAATAATGtagtaaaaacaattttttaatacaataataatttttttatatgtcaATTCGAAGAtatatttaacaaaattatCATGTAAAATAATCTCGtaaaaaaattttagattatttaaGTGGGGAGGAAGGAGAAGGTAAGTGACAAGAAACTCGCTCAATTGGACGAGGTCTTTTTGCATGTCGTTTTTATTGAAatctttatattttcaaaatggattcaaatcACATTACCGTGTTTGGGAATTGACCATTGAATTTGTGGCTGCCAGTTGGTGAAAACTCTGTGTATCGAATTGAACAGTTGGAATTAtgtatgaaatttatttatacaagacaacaaaaatatttaaatcacataaaattttAAGCGAATAGTATAATTGAATTTGTCAAtgatttataaatataatttgattttttatatataaattagaaTCGAGAagcttattttaattatatttaacattttgaaaattttgttggTCGGATACAACTGTTAACAGAACAAATATTGTACCTACCCTTGAATTTTATTTTCCTTCAAATTTTAGAATATGATGCGTCATTTTTGAAAATAGCTGACGGGCCCTACTTAGATGTCTAATATGGAAATCCAAAttcataaataatattaaaatggagtaaataattattaatattagcATAACGACTCTTGATTGATGCTTGATTAACGATCTTTCCGACACCAAGTTATCCACACACTAACGTAAGCTAGTAATTCAACattttccaaaataaaattgttttttagAAAGCAACacataattgtttttttaatctCTCTGTATTAGGTTTTAAGTTTATACTATATACGTGCTAATGATTGAAGTACACATGATGCATGTGCAAAAAATCAACGATAAATCCGAAATATATATAGAGATTTGACGTGATGATTATATTTACTTGGGTACGAAATTGAAAAAATGGTGTGACGATTTAATTTGAATGGGATCTTGAATACGAACTGGGAAAATATGCAATTAAATTtgcgatatatatatatataatataatattcagAATGTGCATGAATGAATGGCATTTAGGAGGAGCATGGAGATTCGAGAATATCTACATTATTatctatataataaataataaatgagAAAAGGATGCATGTCAATTGATGAAAATGAACAATGTTCAAAATTAGAGAGAAAACACTTTTTCAGTCAACTTTCAGCAACAAACTGAtgcaattttaattatatatatacagcGACAAAATCTGAAATgttgaaataatttaattaattaatagataAAACCCTACAAAATTCGCACAAAAAATATTGTGACATCATCTTTCACGTTAATTTTATCATACTGATTTCTTACCCGACATGTccataaaactaaaaatattacttttcgctgaaaatataaaatagatCAACCTTGACGGATAATACATCCATggatcatttcacatataaaagagTACAAATTTAAATACTTTACATAGGGAAATAActtgttcattttttttattttggttattAACTTTTCAAAACTTGGTTTTGGTAGACTAAATTTTAGTTTTCGGCTATTTCGATTCAATTGTTGACCTGACATCGGATAATGATGACGTGAAACCGAAAAATTCTTATATGTCAAGATGTCATATCAGCAATTAGACCAAAattgttaaaaattaaaaactattATATTAAAACCAAACTTTTGAAAAACTAATTAATCAAAACAAAAGATGGATAAgttaattgaaaaaataattgTATTTATCGCAAAAAGTTGAATCACTTACGTgttcatataatcatatatgataaattaaattatctgttTTCTCCCTAATATATTTTAACCTTTTGTTCAACAATTTACGCACAATCATACCTACAATCTGATAGATTATTTACTTTTTTAAGTCCAAAAGATTgactaaaattttgatatcgaaGATAACACAGCACAAACATAGCACCACAAGTTCTTCTAATTAAtttaacaaaaacaaaaaggCATTGGTAAGGTAATGTCGATTAGGGATGGCAATGGGGCGGGCGGGGACGGGTTTGCCGTCCCCATCCCCGCCCCCGAATTTTACCCCGTCCCCATCCCCGGTCCTGCTTAACCGGGGAATCCCCGTCCCCAAACCCGCAGGGATCAAATCATCGTCCTCGTCCCCGTCCCTTATTGCAGATTCCGACATGAAATTTTCGTTTTTCCAACTCATTTTCTTTACATAAATCCAATACATACATATAACATTATAATCTcagcttattattattatttatttatttatttatttaatatattttcggGACTATTggggcgggttcggggatgTGGATGGCCTCCCCACTCCCCTGcggggattttaaaaaaatccccgAACCCAAAACTCTCCCAACTCTCCCCCGAACCCGCTCCCGTTTTGGGTTTTCCACGCGGGAACCCgaacccgcgggaaaaattgaCATCCTTAATGTCGATGCCACCCGCAGGGTCCCTGCGGGTGACGTAGCGGATTGTGATTGGATAAAATTAGTGGACCTAACATGGGATCCACTGATTTTACTCAATCACAATCCGCCACGACACTACTTTGCGAGTGGCATGTACTAAACCGACACGCACTTAGATGTGCCCTCCACAACAATTTTCTTGAACCTGAGAACCCACCACGCACTCCAAATCCACGAACAATTGCAATGCAAATTAATAGACGTAAATTGACGTTAATGCTGACGTATCCTATGCGGCGATTTCATATCTGTATATAAAATcgagaaaaaaaaacatacaagTTAGTAGAGTAATTAAGACCGTGATTTTGACAGATAACAAGACCAAAAAAAATGTAATTTCTCTGTTTgtatgttttttgttttttgttttttcagtTTACAAACGGTCACCAAGTTATGGTAAGACGGATTACTATCCTTTTTTCCCCTACTACTTTTATTGCTTAATTACTTGTATTAAGGCACCGTTTGatttgagtgataggataagtaatccatagataagtaatataatgtaaattaaaaataaataagaaaaaatagttaatacattatttgatttgatgtatagattataatttatttgatttaattgatgtaaaattattagttaataaatagataaataatatgacgaaaataaggcaaaattaattgaaataagttatacataaattaataatatattaaaccaAACAATGCCTTTAAAATGATAACGCGAgtaaatatatatgattaatCTAAGATCCTTGAATATGGTCAAAATTTATTGCCAAAAATAGGCCAAATGTGAGGCAGTGTCGACACAATTGTTGACCaagaaaagtaaaaaaaatattaaccaCCAGACGCCAATGCATGTGTAGGTGGGGGAGAAGAAATTTCTTAACGTTTAAGGTTCTTCTATATATCCAAGTAGAAGGTTGTTCGAAATCTCAGAAGCTTCCTCCCAGTACACATTTTGTAACTAAACAGTTGTCCTAAACCCTTGTACAAAACAAGGATTGGATTTAATTCTACTTGAAAATTTAGATAAAATGTAGGGTCGAACATTTTTAGCTCTACCAAAAGTTATATTTAGAACTAACGGTGTAActgatcaaatattttaaattatacagTAGCTCAAGTGTTGACGTACATACTCATCAAGGACAATTATTATAACCCAAGATAAAGGgatttatttaactaaataactTCCGTTTGACCATGATTTGGAAATATAACCTTCTTAATTTTTtcctttgttttgtttttgcatttcatttgtatttgaaggtcattttgcaaatttttttgaaatgtcataaatcaaaaaatttggttGACCAAGGTCATTTTTCAAACTCTCTCCAAAATAAAGTctatacatatatttttaaaaatccactGGATGATCATCCTCACTCGATCCGATCTTACTGAAACAGGGAGAATTCGAAAAATCAAATTCGCTCAGATATTTTAATCCAAACACAAcgttaaaataaataaactttcaaTCTTAATATGAATCTTTTACTTTTTTTGTTGTCGCAATTTGCGTTATTTTTTCGCAAGAATGTTTATACGAAACTActtttttcgaaaaattttagtgtttttttttcaaaaaaataatattatagtaCAGATATTAGCACTATATTGATGCGGTATAATGCCACATTAACGTCCCATGAAAAACGAttaaaactgaaaaaaaaaaacaaattataatttaaattcattaatataaaatataaaaatcataaataaacaaacatataaaaacaaaattacAGTTACCCTTTTGAAATATTAATTCTATCCATCACACAATATGCGGAATTATAATGTCAAATAAACCACAATAAACAAACTCTGTATAACATACTAGTCCAAGAAAAtgtttatataaataattaaactctTGATCTTTTGCTAAAAATTTACATATTTCACCAAGTTGGTCCTTCGATTGAAAGCGGAACCATGCCTTCTTTTGCAAATGTGAAGGTGGTAAATAAAATTGACTAGAGATATTTCCTATTCAAGAGGAcccattaaaatataatatatgaaaatGTAATATCAAGACTTTTTGTACTACAATTTTCGAGTATTTCACCATTTTGTGCGTATATTTTGCAGCACGAATTATATTATATGTTATAAAAGTCCATAAACAAGACTCTTTctccacacacacacatatctcCATTAACTCTCTGTTTTTCAAAAAAGAGAAGCTCCAGACTTGGTAAGAAGGAAGAAGCAAAAACCGAGTAAAAAGCCAAGAAAATTAGTCTTCCAAAATCTCCATTTATTATAGTCAAAATCGTGGGCTCTTTTCAAGTATATACCAAAGCCATTACACTCAGAATTTTCATATactactttttttttaaagcttCATATGCAGCCGGAAAACTATCACCACGACATGGATATAGCCACCGGAGATCGAGCGGCGTACAGCGGTCCGTTGAACAAGAGGGGTGGCAGGAAAAGTGCTCGTTTCAACATCCCGGCAGACAGTTCCAACGCCGCCGCGTCCTCCGCCGCGGAGGACTACGTGGAGATCACTCTCGACGTCCGGGAGGACTCCGTGGCCGTGCACAGCGTCAAGACCGCCGGAGGGATCGACGTGGAGGATCCCGAGTTGGCTCTGCTGGCCAGAGGACTGGAGAAGAGGTCTTCTATCGGATCATCTGTGGTGAGAAATGCTTCTTCCAAGTTCAGGCAGGTCTCGCAGGAGCTCAAGCGCTTGGCGTCGCTCACGAGACGGCCGCATCCGGTGGGGAGATTCGACCGGACGAAGTCCGCCGCCGCGCATGCTCTCAAGGGGCTGAAGTTCATCAGCAAGACAGACGGTGGCGCCGCCTGGGCCGGGGTGGAGAAGAGGTTTGATGAGCTTACGGCCAAGACAAACGGGTTGCTGCCTCGTTCGCAGTTTTGTGAATGCATTGGTAAGAAGAGAAATCAAGAAAACAGACCCATTTTCTCAACCACCAAATGCCTAAAAAGTTGAATCTTTGCGTGATAATTTATACACATTCGTTCGTTTTATTCAAGAAATGGGTTTTTATGTAATGTGTAGGTATGAATAAAGAGTCTAAGGAATTCGCCGGCGAGCTTTTCGACGCACTTGGCCGGAGGAGGAATATCTCCGGCGACTCCATTAACAAAGGACAACTACGAGAGTTTTGGGACCAAATTGCTGATCAAAGTTTCGATTCTCGCCTTCAAACTTTCTTTGACATGTAAGGATATTACATTACTTTTAATCTTCATTTCCGGAAAATACAAATGAGTGACATTGATTTCATTCAACGCAGGGTTGATAAAGATGCTGATGGCAGGATCACAGAAGAGGAAGTGAGAGAGGTATGGggctttattttttatatttttcttgtaTAAAATTGTGTGCTTTATTGTTTGTGTTCAATGTATGTGTATGACATTGACTTTCTGAGCTTACATTTTCTATTATTTGTGTTCAATGATTAGCACATATATGCATTGAAAACATTAGAATTTTCTTGCTCTTGCAGATTATTACCTTGAGTGCTTCTGCAAATAAGCTGTCAAATATTCAGAAGCAAGCTGATGAATATGCAAGACTAATCATGGAGGAACTAGACCCCAATGAGCTAGGATACATCATGGTAATATGAATATGACACAATTATCACAAGTTCGATTGCATAAAACAAGCAAAATTATACATCGATCCGATTAAGGAAAATAACAATGTATGTACTTACTCATCAAACAGATAGAAAACTTGGAGATGCTGTTACTACAAGGTCCTAGCCAATCGGTCCGGGCGGGCGATAGCCGGAACTTGAGCAAAATGCTAAGCGAAAAGCTTAAGCCGACTCAGGACCATCTTGTGAAGAGATGGTACCGAGATTTCAAGTACTTTTTACTAGATAATTGGCAAAGAGTTTGGGTGATGGCACTGTGGATTGGAATCATGGCTGGTCTTTTTGCTTACAAGTATGTGCAATACAAGAATAAAGCAGCATTTGAAGTAATGGGCCATTGTGTGTGCTTTGCCAAAGGGGCAGCCGAGACTCTAAAGCTAAACATGGCCCTGATTTTGCTTCCGGTGTGCCGAAACACCATCACCTGGCTTAGGAACAAAACTAAACTAGGCATGGCTGTTCCATTCGATGATAATCTCAACTTTCACAAAGTGAGTTGAATGTTTCTAGTTTTTGGTCACACTTGCTTGGTGCATTTGCTATGCTATTCACTTGTTTCGACAACTTTTGCCTAATTTAAGATTGTTTCAACTGCAGCTCATTGCCATAGCAATTGCGTTGGGAACTGGGATACATGGCCTTAGCCATTTAACATGTGATTTCCCTCGTCTTCTGCACGCGACACCGGAAGAGTACGAGCCCATGGAGCAGTTCTTTGGCGAACAACCGACGAGCTATTGGTTTTTCGTGAAGGGGTGGGAAGGCGTTACCGGAATCATAATGGTGGTCCTAATGGCTATAGCCTTCACCTTAGCATCACCTTGGTTCAGGAGGAACAAAATTCATTTACCAAAACCTCTTGACAAACTCACAGGATTCAATGCCTTTTGGTATTCGCATCACCTATTCGTTATCGTGTATAGCCTCCTAATTATCCATGGCATCAAGCTTTATTTGACACACGAATGGTACAAGAAAACGGTAAGTACCAAGCACACCTGGTCTTCCTAAACGAATTTATAAACGACTCGCATTTTGTTTTGATCTACAATATAACTAATATGGCATGAACTCTTGCAGACATGGATGTATTTGGCAGTTCCTATCCTACTTTATGCAGGAGAAAGGTTGATTCGAGCATTCAGGTCAAGCATCAAGGCTGTTAAGATACTAAAGGTGAATATACAGAAAGGAACATCTAAAATCTCTAGTATTTTCCCTTATATTCCGagttttctttggtttttatGGACACTTTTTGGCCATATGTAGGTGGCTGTCTACCCAGGAAATGTGCTAACACTTCACATGTCAAAGCCTCAAGGATTCAAATACAAAAGTGGACAATACATTTTTGTCAACTGTGCAGCAGTTTCTCCATTTGAGTGGTACTTACATTTAAAACAAAACCAGTACTCTGTATGATGTATTTATTACCAGAGTTAATATCTTCACATTTTTAATGCATCAAAGCATGGAATATGAGATGATATTGAATGTTAGTGCTCCATTTTCTGCAGGCACCCATTCTCCATTACTTCAGCCCCTAGAGATGATTATGTAAGTGTCCACATTAGGACTCTTGGTGATTGGACAAGGCAACTTAAAGTCGTCTTCTCAGAGGTAAATTTCCTTCACAAAAATCATATGAAAGACTAATGGGGAACAATTGGCTTGAGCTTTCAAAGTGGTCCAGCACCTAAAATCATAAACTAATCATTCCAAAGTAttataaaaagttttttttatttctagaaAAGTTATACATGTGAAGATTTTTTAAATGATATCGATGGATTACCCCCACTTGATCAATAGGCAAAATGGGTCCTCCATCAATGAGAGTGACTCTCCTACTGAACCATATCCATCTACCCAGAAAGCCACTTTGATTTGTAcggctgtttttttttttttttttttaaagaaactgTTGCTACCCCACTTTCATTTAATAGTAATCACAATGGAATCTAAGATCAATTATTGAGAACAGCAATGGGTGTTTCggctatttttaattttttcttgaaaaatgtACATCCCGGAAACTTGTCTTTTTCACTAATGTTTGGTAAAAAATCTGCCCTAATTTGGTGTCATGCCTGTTCAAAAACTTTAGAATAATCCTGAAAGATGACAGaatttattttgtttgcatCTGCATAGGATTCCAGTCCTTCACATGTTTACTCCTAATGGTCTGAACGTTATTTGATCTTTTTTTAGGTTTGCCAGCCACCACCAACAGG comes from Henckelia pumila isolate YLH828 chromosome 4, ASM3356847v2, whole genome shotgun sequence and encodes:
- the LOC140867367 gene encoding respiratory burst oxidase homolog protein C-like, producing MQPENYHHDMDIATGDRAAYSGPLNKRGGRKSARFNIPADSSNAAASSAAEDYVEITLDVREDSVAVHSVKTAGGIDVEDPELALLARGLEKRSSIGSSVVRNASSKFRQVSQELKRLASLTRRPHPVGRFDRTKSAAAHALKGLKFISKTDGGAAWAGVEKRFDELTAKTNGLLPRSQFCECIGMNKESKEFAGELFDALGRRRNISGDSINKGQLREFWDQIADQSFDSRLQTFFDMVDKDADGRITEEEVREIITLSASANKLSNIQKQADEYARLIMEELDPNELGYIMIENLEMLLLQGPSQSVRAGDSRNLSKMLSEKLKPTQDHLVKRWYRDFKYFLLDNWQRVWVMALWIGIMAGLFAYKYVQYKNKAAFEVMGHCVCFAKGAAETLKLNMALILLPVCRNTITWLRNKTKLGMAVPFDDNLNFHKLIAIAIALGTGIHGLSHLTCDFPRLLHATPEEYEPMEQFFGEQPTSYWFFVKGWEGVTGIIMVVLMAIAFTLASPWFRRNKIHLPKPLDKLTGFNAFWYSHHLFVIVYSLLIIHGIKLYLTHEWYKKTTWMYLAVPILLYAGERLIRAFRSSIKAVKILKVAVYPGNVLTLHMSKPQGFKYKSGQYIFVNCAAVSPFEWHPFSITSAPRDDYVSVHIRTLGDWTRQLKVVFSEVCQPPPTGKSGLLRADFLQGENNPNFPRVLIDGPYGAPTQDYKNYDVVLLVGLGIGATPMISVVKDIVNNMKAMEEEENSLEEGNRGGNITPPNASPLTNKRKSGPGSGRHSFKTRRAYFYWVTREQGSFDWFKGVMNEAAETDHKGVIEMHNYCTSVYEEGDARSALITMLQSLNHAKNGVDVVSGTRVKSHFAKPNWRTVYKRIALNHPNSRVGVFYCGAPPPVKELRQLASDFSHKTSTKFEFHKENF